A single window of Archangium gephyra DNA harbors:
- the mvaD gene encoding diphosphomevalonate decarboxylase, protein MKATVRAHPNLALVKYWGKRDDALILPHQSSLSMTLSPLSVRTTVAFGVGSADEVELNGYVAKGSERDRVLRVLDTVRAEAKGAKLGPAKMVSRGDFPASAGLASSAAGFAALAVAARAAAGLPADPQAASMLARLGSGSACRSVQGGFCEWMRGERPDGTDSYAVQRFDEKHWPELRMVVAIVSRDEKEVKSRDGMKNAVETSPYYPAWVKDAEAEVVRAREFLAKKDLQALGEMCERNAWRMHATSLAADPPLCYLMPKTLELIHSLREQRKKGVPVWFTLDAGPNPCILTDAAHELAAEAAAMACGATEVVRCVPGGDATLLAEHLF, encoded by the coding sequence ATGAAGGCGACCGTCCGCGCACACCCCAACCTCGCGCTGGTGAAGTATTGGGGCAAGCGGGATGACGCGCTCATCCTGCCCCACCAGTCGAGCCTCTCGATGACGCTGTCGCCGCTGTCGGTGCGCACGACGGTGGCGTTTGGCGTGGGCTCGGCGGACGAGGTGGAGCTCAACGGCTACGTGGCCAAGGGCAGCGAGCGCGACCGCGTGCTGCGCGTGCTGGACACGGTGCGCGCCGAGGCGAAGGGCGCGAAGCTCGGCCCGGCGAAGATGGTGTCGCGCGGGGACTTCCCGGCGTCGGCGGGCCTGGCCAGCAGCGCGGCGGGCTTCGCGGCGCTGGCGGTGGCGGCGCGCGCGGCGGCGGGGCTGCCGGCGGACCCCCAGGCGGCGAGCATGCTGGCCCGGCTGGGCAGTGGCTCGGCGTGCCGCAGCGTGCAGGGCGGCTTCTGCGAGTGGATGCGCGGCGAGCGCCCGGACGGCACGGACAGCTACGCGGTGCAGCGCTTCGACGAGAAGCACTGGCCGGAGCTGCGCATGGTGGTGGCCATCGTCAGCCGCGACGAGAAGGAAGTGAAGTCGCGCGACGGCATGAAGAACGCGGTGGAGACGAGCCCGTACTACCCGGCGTGGGTGAAGGACGCCGAGGCCGAGGTGGTGCGCGCCCGGGAGTTCCTCGCGAAGAAGGATCTGCAGGCGCTGGGCGAGATGTGCGAGCGCAACGCGTGGAGGATGCACGCCACGTCGCTCGCGGCGGATCCCCCGCTCTGCTACCTGATGCCGAAGACGCTGGAGCTGATCCACTCCCTGCGCGAGCAGCGCAAGAAGGGCGTGCCGGTGTGGTTCACCCTGGACGCGGGGCCCAACCCCTGCATCCTGACGGACGCGGCGCACGAGCTGGCGGCCGAGGCGGCGGCGATGGCCTGCGGGGCCACCGAGGTGGTGCGGTGCGTGCCGGGCGGTGACGCGACGCTGCTGGCGGAGCACCTCTTCTGA
- a CDS encoding hydroxymethylglutaryl-CoA reductase, degradative has translation MSESLTSRLSGFHKLSMVERHEKLSQMLGLDEMDLAQLQGISALQPGLANKMIENAVGTFSLPLGLGLNLQINGRDYLVPMAVEEPSVVAAVSFASKIVREAGGFSAEADDPIMIGQVQLTRYGDPTEATKRIVAAKEALLALANSFHPSMVKRGGGCKDIEVRVLPAPEGPRGEPLLVVHLIIDTQEAMGANLINTMAEGVAPLLEQLTGGKVFLRILSNLADRRLARATCRIPVEMLADFDMPGESIAEGIYQASRFALADPYRAATHNKGIMNGIDSAAIAAGQDWRAIEAGAHAFACRDGQYRPLSTWHVEDGHLIGRIELPMALGMVGGPIKIHPGVQVAMKILRVESARELSMVFAAVGLAQNFAAVRALGSVGIQKGHMAMHARCVAVTAGARGDWVEKIAELLVTAGHVKVEKAREIIDSLSEQDFRAATGTDG, from the coding sequence ATGTCCGAATCGCTGACGTCCCGGTTGTCTGGCTTCCACAAGCTGTCGATGGTCGAGCGCCACGAGAAGCTCTCCCAGATGCTGGGCCTGGACGAGATGGACCTGGCGCAGCTCCAGGGCATCAGCGCCCTGCAGCCGGGCCTCGCGAACAAGATGATCGAGAACGCCGTGGGCACGTTCTCGCTGCCGCTGGGTCTGGGGCTGAACCTGCAGATCAACGGCCGCGACTACCTGGTGCCCATGGCGGTGGAGGAGCCGTCGGTGGTGGCCGCGGTGTCGTTCGCGTCGAAGATCGTCCGCGAGGCGGGCGGCTTCAGCGCCGAGGCCGATGACCCCATCATGATCGGCCAGGTGCAGCTCACCCGCTACGGAGACCCCACCGAGGCGACCAAGCGCATCGTCGCCGCCAAGGAGGCCCTCCTCGCGCTGGCCAACAGCTTCCACCCGTCCATGGTGAAGCGCGGCGGTGGCTGCAAGGACATCGAGGTGCGCGTGCTGCCGGCCCCCGAGGGTCCGCGCGGCGAGCCGCTGCTCGTGGTCCACCTGATCATCGACACGCAGGAGGCCATGGGGGCCAACCTCATCAACACCATGGCCGAGGGCGTGGCGCCGCTGCTCGAGCAGCTCACGGGCGGCAAGGTGTTCCTGCGCATCCTCTCCAACCTGGCGGATCGCCGGCTGGCGCGCGCCACGTGCCGGATTCCGGTGGAGATGCTGGCGGACTTCGACATGCCGGGCGAGAGCATCGCCGAGGGCATCTACCAGGCGAGCCGTTTCGCGCTGGCGGATCCCTACCGGGCGGCCACGCACAACAAGGGCATCATGAACGGCATCGACTCGGCGGCCATCGCCGCGGGCCAGGACTGGCGCGCCATCGAGGCGGGTGCGCATGCCTTCGCCTGCCGGGATGGGCAGTACCGGCCGCTGTCGACGTGGCATGTGGAGGACGGGCACCTGATTGGCCGCATCGAGCTGCCCATGGCGCTGGGCATGGTGGGCGGTCCCATCAAGATCCACCCGGGCGTGCAGGTGGCCATGAAGATCCTGCGCGTGGAGTCGGCGCGCGAGCTGTCCATGGTCTTCGCGGCGGTGGGACTGGCGCAGAACTTCGCGGCGGTGCGCGCGCTGGGCTCGGTGGGCATCCAGAAGGGCCACATGGCGATGCACGCGCGGTGCGTGGCGGTGACGGCGGGCGCGCGCGGTGACTGGGTGGAGAAGATCGCCGAGCTGCTGGTGACGGCGGGTCACGTGAAGGTGGAGAAGGCTCGGGAGATCATCGACTCGCTGTCGGAGCAGGACTTCCGCGCGGCCACCGGCACCGACGGGTGA
- a CDS encoding DUF4846 domain-containing protein encodes MRKTSHRLLLLVSLAVLLGFPGGAVADSPEPRPPTKEERARYPWLSAERSIRPLAEALAPPSGYTRVAVEDGSFGAWLRGLPLRPPGTPVQDFGGQDILAGDHAALAAVAELDVGSANLQQCADSIIRLHAEWQWSRGQKERIGYRFTSGDLASWSRYAAGERARVSGSKVSWVKSGPVDGSRASFRAYLDLVFTYAGTLSLAAERQRPKRDDVRPGDFFVLGGSPGHAVLVLDVARNAKGERVALLGQGFIPAQDFHVLSPGEDGPWFPLEGDEVATPFWKPFPWSSLRRF; translated from the coding sequence ATGAGGAAGACGTCCCATCGCCTGTTGCTGCTCGTGTCGCTTGCTGTCCTCCTGGGGTTCCCGGGAGGAGCGGTGGCGGATTCCCCCGAGCCCCGTCCGCCCACGAAGGAGGAGCGGGCCCGCTACCCGTGGCTCTCCGCGGAGCGCTCCATCCGCCCGCTCGCAGAGGCCCTCGCGCCTCCGTCCGGTTACACGCGGGTGGCCGTCGAGGACGGCTCCTTCGGGGCGTGGTTGCGCGGCCTTCCGCTGCGTCCCCCGGGCACTCCGGTGCAGGACTTCGGGGGGCAGGACATCCTCGCCGGGGACCATGCCGCCCTCGCGGCGGTGGCCGAGCTGGATGTGGGCTCGGCCAACCTCCAGCAATGCGCGGACTCCATCATCCGCCTCCATGCCGAGTGGCAGTGGTCGCGCGGCCAGAAGGAGCGCATCGGCTACCGCTTCACCAGCGGAGACCTGGCCTCCTGGTCGCGCTACGCGGCGGGCGAGCGGGCTCGCGTGTCCGGCTCCAAGGTGTCGTGGGTGAAGAGCGGGCCGGTGGATGGCTCGCGGGCCTCGTTCCGCGCGTACCTGGACCTGGTCTTCACCTACGCGGGCACGTTGTCCCTGGCCGCCGAGCGGCAGCGCCCCAAGCGTGACGACGTGCGCCCGGGCGACTTCTTCGTGCTGGGCGGCAGCCCGGGGCATGCGGTGCTGGTGCTGGACGTGGCGCGCAACGCGAAGGGCGAGCGGGTGGCGCTGCTCGGCCAGGGCTTCATCCCGGCGCAGGACTTCCACGTGCTGTCGCCGGGTGAGGACGGCCCGTGGTTCCCGCTGGAGGGAGACGAGGTGGCGACGCCCTTCTGGAAGCCCTTCCCCTGGTCCTCGCTTCGCCGGTTCTAG
- a CDS encoding mevalonate kinase family protein codes for MERALSAPGKLFVSGEYAVLWGGVSRVAAVGPRTAALVRRRSDSQVHVCVEEGTLSGRTTPRGVKWDREVPPGFSFVARTLDEALRLHGRESVGFDLAVSPSAVDANGRKLGMGGSACATVLAADAVRFVLEEKFDALKVALVSHAAAQGGKGSGGDVAASYAGGVVRYRRYEVSGLIEASSAGGYRAALDAAPTVDVWRLPVPKVSLGYAFTGESASTRVLISQVEAKMGEAGRRAFVERSDALGHEIEVGLGGGDFRAFSEAVREQHALLQELGPLETEPMHRVLAMASAYGCVGKQSGAGGGDGCILFAPDAEKRAALLEGIRARGFHTLELDVEPGVRGEAQPDIRLRAWLDASR; via the coding sequence ATGGAGCGCGCGCTCTCGGCACCGGGGAAGCTGTTCGTGTCTGGTGAGTACGCCGTGCTGTGGGGCGGCGTATCGCGCGTGGCGGCCGTGGGCCCGCGGACGGCGGCGCTGGTGCGCCGGCGCTCGGACAGCCAGGTGCACGTGTGCGTGGAGGAGGGGACGCTGTCGGGGCGGACGACGCCTCGGGGCGTGAAGTGGGACCGGGAGGTGCCGCCGGGCTTCTCCTTCGTGGCGCGCACGCTGGACGAGGCGCTGCGGCTGCACGGGCGCGAGTCGGTGGGCTTCGACCTGGCGGTGTCGCCGTCGGCGGTGGATGCCAACGGGCGCAAGCTGGGCATGGGCGGCAGCGCGTGCGCCACGGTGCTGGCGGCGGACGCGGTGCGCTTCGTGCTGGAGGAGAAGTTCGACGCGCTGAAGGTGGCGCTCGTCTCGCATGCGGCGGCGCAGGGTGGGAAGGGCAGCGGCGGGGATGTGGCCGCGAGCTACGCGGGCGGCGTGGTGCGCTACCGGCGTTACGAGGTGTCGGGGCTCATCGAGGCGTCGAGCGCGGGAGGCTATCGCGCGGCGCTGGACGCGGCCCCCACGGTGGACGTGTGGCGGCTGCCGGTGCCCAAGGTGTCCCTGGGGTATGCCTTCACGGGGGAGAGCGCCTCGACGCGGGTGCTCATCTCGCAGGTGGAGGCGAAGATGGGCGAGGCGGGGCGCCGGGCCTTCGTGGAGCGCTCGGACGCGCTGGGGCATGAGATTGAAGTGGGCCTCGGGGGCGGGGACTTCCGCGCCTTCTCCGAGGCCGTGCGCGAGCAGCACGCGCTGCTCCAGGAGCTGGGCCCGCTCGAGACCGAGCCGATGCACCGGGTGCTGGCGATGGCCTCGGCGTACGGGTGCGTGGGCAAGCAGTCCGGCGCCGGAGGCGGGGACGGGTGCATCCTGTTCGCTCCGGACGCGGAGAAGCGGGCCGCGCTGCTGGAGGGCATCCGCGCGCGGGGCTTCCACACGCTGGAGCTCGACGTGGAGCCCGGCGTGCGTGGAGAGGCTCAGCCGGACATCCGGCTGCGCGCGTGGCTCGACGCCTCGCGGTGA
- a CDS encoding DUF7151 family protein, with protein MTAAEQPGTNCAMGGVRLTVGADANRNGALDDAEVDSTLTRYVCNGVQGPKGDKGDTGVMGLDGLSTLVATSDEPPGANCLAGGTRMQAGRDANRNGTLDDAEVEASHTRYICKGTPGAKGDKGDTGATGPMGPPGVMYVRTKVVSPGETPEESGAALRAAIDGIADGLAWRVKVEPGIYDLGATPLVLKSGIHLEGSGEKLTTLRSSTATEGTVVGASGAALSSLTVENVGGGTRAYALYSVVKDFDFHDLTAIARNGSDRSWAIVLNGAQGTFRNVRAFAYGTSSGYSSAFRCYSCEASLIDSQVESLGGELIVGIYVTGSLNLRDVTSKAIAATSTTDTWAVYADGDVSLFNVEALGAGGTRSTGLFVGEGSAKVRNSVLSASGWSDASEGLSSYTASTLTRTIDVHGSVISGKTASVYRQRYFNMRIAQSQLDGPVTQRTTDPTMGKYTCVGTYDVDFAPAACP; from the coding sequence GTGACCGCGGCCGAGCAGCCGGGGACGAACTGCGCCATGGGGGGTGTGCGGCTCACGGTGGGGGCCGATGCCAACCGCAATGGCGCGCTCGATGACGCGGAGGTCGACTCCACGCTCACCCGCTACGTCTGCAATGGGGTCCAGGGTCCCAAGGGGGACAAGGGCGACACGGGCGTCATGGGCCTGGATGGATTGAGCACGCTGGTGGCGACGTCGGACGAGCCTCCGGGCGCCAATTGCCTGGCGGGTGGAACCCGGATGCAGGCCGGACGCGATGCCAACCGCAACGGCACGCTCGACGATGCGGAGGTGGAGGCTTCGCACACCCGCTACATCTGCAAGGGCACTCCGGGGGCGAAGGGGGACAAGGGCGATACCGGCGCCACCGGCCCCATGGGTCCTCCGGGCGTGATGTATGTGCGCACGAAGGTGGTCAGCCCCGGTGAGACGCCGGAGGAGAGTGGAGCCGCGCTGCGCGCCGCCATCGACGGCATCGCCGATGGTCTGGCGTGGCGGGTCAAGGTGGAGCCGGGCATCTACGACCTCGGGGCCACGCCGCTCGTGCTCAAGTCGGGCATCCACCTCGAGGGCTCTGGTGAAAAGCTCACCACCCTGCGCTCCTCGACCGCCACGGAGGGCACCGTGGTGGGGGCCTCGGGCGCGGCGCTGAGCTCGCTGACCGTGGAGAACGTCGGCGGTGGCACCCGGGCCTATGCCCTCTACAGCGTGGTGAAGGACTTCGACTTCCACGACCTCACCGCCATTGCCCGGAACGGCTCCGACCGGTCGTGGGCCATCGTCCTCAATGGGGCTCAAGGCACCTTCAGGAATGTGCGTGCGTTCGCGTACGGCACCAGCAGCGGTTACTCCAGCGCCTTCCGCTGCTACTCCTGCGAGGCCAGTCTCATCGACTCCCAGGTCGAATCCCTGGGCGGTGAGCTCATCGTCGGTATCTACGTGACCGGTAGCCTCAACCTGCGCGACGTGACGTCCAAGGCCATCGCCGCCACCTCCACCACCGACACCTGGGCCGTGTACGCCGATGGTGACGTGTCGCTCTTCAACGTGGAGGCCCTTGGCGCGGGCGGGACTCGCAGCACCGGATTGTTCGTGGGTGAGGGGAGCGCCAAGGTGCGCAACAGCGTCCTCTCCGCGAGCGGCTGGTCGGATGCCAGTGAAGGGCTCAGCTCCTACACCGCCTCCACCCTGACCCGCACCATCGACGTCCACGGCTCCGTCATCTCCGGCAAGACCGCCAGCGTCTACCGCCAGAGGTACTTCAACATGCGCATCGCCCAGTCGCAGCTCGACGGTCCCGTGACGCAGCGGACCACCGACCCCACCATGGGCAAGTACACTTGCGTCGGGACCTACGACGTGGACTTCGCTCCGGCGGCCTGCCCCTGA
- the omp85 gene encoding Omp85 family outer membrane protein produces the protein MLTTALLLTTLATATAAPPNAPPNALPATPASAPAEQPAKKEKGIDAIALPLVSYNSDQGFTYGGVAGAYLYAPGHNPYQHAISIQALFTSRGQQNHYLRYDGPQLIGPMRLEFRLEYRRELRSPFYGAGNVSAQDFNGDETQERFNYTKNAPGAWVRLRGRPWGENHPFQSYVGYSWRYTEVDPFDTSVLAQLKPEGIQGGATGQITAGVLWDTRDNEADPVRGGVEEVSLRVSGSATGSRYQYAGVTLSERRYWQLGPRFILAQRVTLDMLFGQVPFFEWVNTGGVSTSEGIGGMSSVRGIERNRFAGNIKAFTNTELRYRAFDFNLFGAPVIAGAVGFVDLGRVWHPGVENGEWWKWHPGLGAGLRLARRAAVVRFDWAMSPESGRQRIYLNFGHMF, from the coding sequence ATGCTCACGACCGCGCTGCTGTTGACGACGCTGGCTACCGCCACGGCTGCTCCGCCGAATGCCCCGCCGAATGCCCTCCCCGCCACCCCGGCCTCCGCTCCCGCGGAGCAGCCGGCGAAGAAGGAGAAGGGCATCGACGCCATCGCGCTACCGCTGGTGAGCTACAACTCGGACCAGGGCTTCACGTATGGCGGCGTGGCCGGCGCCTATCTGTACGCGCCCGGACACAACCCGTACCAGCACGCCATCTCCATCCAGGCGCTGTTCACCAGCCGTGGCCAGCAGAACCACTACCTGCGCTACGACGGGCCGCAGCTCATCGGCCCCATGCGCCTGGAGTTCCGCCTGGAGTACCGGCGCGAGCTGCGCAGCCCCTTCTACGGGGCGGGCAACGTGTCCGCGCAGGACTTCAACGGCGACGAGACGCAGGAGCGCTTCAACTACACGAAGAACGCACCGGGCGCGTGGGTGCGCCTGCGCGGCCGGCCCTGGGGAGAGAACCACCCCTTCCAGTCCTACGTGGGCTACTCGTGGCGGTACACGGAGGTGGATCCGTTCGACACCTCGGTGCTGGCGCAGCTCAAGCCCGAGGGCATTCAAGGCGGCGCCACGGGGCAGATCACCGCGGGCGTGCTCTGGGACACGCGTGACAACGAGGCGGATCCGGTGCGCGGTGGCGTGGAGGAGGTGAGCCTGCGCGTGTCGGGCAGCGCCACCGGCAGCCGCTACCAGTACGCGGGCGTGACGCTGAGCGAGAGGCGTTACTGGCAGCTGGGTCCACGCTTCATCCTGGCGCAGCGGGTGACGCTGGACATGCTGTTCGGCCAGGTGCCGTTCTTCGAGTGGGTGAACACGGGCGGCGTGAGCACCTCCGAGGGCATTGGCGGCATGAGCAGCGTGCGAGGCATCGAGCGCAACCGGTTCGCGGGCAACATCAAGGCGTTCACGAACACGGAGCTGCGCTACCGGGCCTTCGACTTCAACCTGTTCGGCGCGCCGGTGATCGCCGGAGCCGTGGGCTTCGTGGACCTGGGGCGGGTGTGGCACCCGGGGGTGGAGAACGGAGAGTGGTGGAAGTGGCACCCGGGCCTGGGCGCGGGCCTGCGGCTGGCCCGGCGCGCCGCGGTGGTGCGCTTCGACTGGGCCATGTCCCCGGAGTCGGGCCGCCAGCGCATCTACCTGAACTTCGGCCACATGTTCTGA
- the mvk gene encoding mevalonate kinase codes for MDTNNTSSLTGFGAGKVILLGEHSVVYGYPALAGPLSRGVTAKGEPSNKCQLVIPDALMPEQRKVLKAAFGRAMAACGEPGVKVSFDTDLPLSMGLGSSGALSVACSRVLLQAAGRKASASEVAAVAWEMEQEFHGTPSGVDHTTSAMEQLILYRRKPGAEHGRAKVVDSPKPVKLVVVMAGARSPTKQTVGALRERQKRWSERYQRIFREIGLLASEGAEAVEEGDLEALGDVMNVNHGLLAALGLSSPGLDDMVHRLRNMGALGAKLTGAGGDGGAVIGLFQDTEPVVHELTRLGIRCFDSQLAGPRTEGTRGAA; via the coding sequence ATGGACACGAACAACACTTCCTCCCTGACGGGCTTCGGCGCGGGCAAGGTCATCCTCCTGGGCGAGCACAGCGTGGTGTACGGCTACCCGGCGCTCGCGGGCCCGCTGTCGCGCGGCGTGACGGCCAAGGGCGAGCCGTCCAACAAGTGCCAGCTCGTCATTCCCGATGCCCTCATGCCCGAGCAGCGCAAGGTGCTGAAGGCGGCCTTTGGCCGGGCGATGGCGGCCTGTGGCGAGCCGGGGGTGAAGGTGTCGTTCGACACGGATCTGCCGCTGTCCATGGGGCTGGGCAGCTCCGGGGCGCTGTCGGTGGCGTGCTCGCGCGTGCTGCTGCAGGCGGCGGGGCGCAAGGCGTCGGCCTCCGAGGTGGCGGCCGTGGCGTGGGAGATGGAGCAGGAGTTCCACGGAACGCCGTCGGGCGTGGACCACACGACGAGCGCCATGGAGCAGCTCATCCTCTACCGCCGCAAGCCGGGCGCGGAGCATGGCCGGGCCAAGGTGGTGGACAGCCCCAAGCCGGTGAAGCTGGTGGTGGTGATGGCGGGCGCGCGCAGCCCGACGAAGCAGACGGTGGGCGCGCTGCGCGAGCGCCAGAAGCGCTGGTCCGAGCGCTACCAGCGCATCTTCCGGGAGATCGGCCTGCTGGCGTCCGAGGGCGCCGAGGCGGTGGAGGAGGGCGACCTGGAGGCGCTGGGTGACGTGATGAACGTCAACCACGGCCTGCTGGCGGCGCTGGGCCTGTCCTCGCCGGGCCTGGACGACATGGTGCACCGGCTGCGCAACATGGGCGCGCTGGGTGCCAAGCTCACGGGCGCTGGTGGAGACGGTGGCGCCGTCATCGGCCTCTTCCAGGACACGGAGCCCGTGGTGCACGAGTTGACGCGGCTCGGCATCCGGTGCTTCGACAGCCAGCTCGCGGGCCCGCGCACCGAGGGCACCCGGGGTGCGGCATGA
- a CDS encoding alkaline phosphatase family protein, which yields MKEVINPQLQAWARDYVWRVGSKVGPLSSSRQRKLLVVHLDGVPKALLDEAVRTGRMPFLSRLVTSGTYALDGAFWGSPASTPYFQAGFLYGLRHPNLPAYSWFDRELGRKVQMNTPTDTLAVESRLGCRPGTSLLSGGGHTYFSLFQAEANNRLCMSSLARYKVMARSLKYEMEGIVAARSQTPLSYLRSFGRDAWNSFTEIYRWGRSLRDWRHESGFLVSRVFLQRLGWSFAHTKALVDMVRGVPAVYLVYGNYDEVAHRRGPRSELALGELQRVDAYLAELYAVAQTVEPGYDLVFLTDHGHVDSHPIEQRGGQRLEDILLRGAPLPLPEDIARALLDGRPHPVDEPHAPQEPVVIESGNFSHVYLTRELEPLEAAQLVARHPEVLARAMGHPDIAIVAMRRGDSAVAIIGGGVYGPDEIDSAPLDGEFSRRAVADFLRELPHMPTAGDLVLYGQAVSKGGTVGFAWEFGSHGGLTRTETNSVICWPTNLPVDLSGLSHVTQLHERLSEVYRDGARPLVRPEPSEERWAEAT from the coding sequence GTGAAAGAAGTCATCAACCCGCAGTTGCAGGCGTGGGCTCGAGACTACGTGTGGCGTGTGGGGTCGAAGGTCGGCCCATTGTCGTCTTCACGCCAACGCAAGTTGCTCGTCGTCCATCTGGACGGTGTACCCAAGGCGCTGTTGGACGAGGCCGTCCGCACCGGGCGGATGCCCTTCCTGTCCAGGTTGGTGACCTCGGGCACCTACGCCCTGGACGGTGCGTTCTGGGGCTCGCCTGCCTCCACGCCCTACTTCCAGGCCGGCTTCCTCTATGGCCTGCGCCATCCCAACCTGCCGGCCTACAGCTGGTTCGATCGGGAGCTCGGCCGCAAGGTGCAGATGAACACCCCCACGGACACGCTCGCCGTGGAGTCGCGGCTGGGTTGCCGCCCTGGCACGAGCCTGCTGTCCGGTGGCGGGCACACGTACTTCTCGCTCTTCCAGGCCGAGGCCAACAACCGCCTCTGCATGAGCTCGCTGGCCCGCTACAAGGTGATGGCCCGCAGCCTCAAGTACGAGATGGAAGGCATCGTCGCGGCGCGCTCGCAGACGCCGCTCTCGTACCTGCGCTCGTTCGGGCGCGACGCGTGGAACTCCTTCACGGAGATCTACCGCTGGGGCCGGTCGCTGCGCGACTGGCGTCATGAGAGCGGTTTCCTCGTGAGCCGCGTCTTCCTGCAGCGGCTCGGCTGGAGCTTCGCCCACACCAAGGCCCTGGTGGACATGGTGCGCGGCGTGCCCGCCGTCTACCTCGTCTACGGCAATTACGACGAGGTGGCCCACCGTCGCGGTCCACGCTCGGAGCTGGCGCTCGGGGAGCTGCAGCGTGTGGACGCCTACCTCGCCGAGCTCTACGCCGTGGCCCAGACGGTGGAGCCCGGCTACGATCTCGTCTTCCTCACGGACCATGGCCACGTGGACAGCCACCCCATCGAGCAGCGCGGGGGTCAGCGTCTGGAGGACATCCTCCTGCGTGGCGCACCCCTGCCCCTGCCCGAGGACATCGCGCGGGCGCTGCTCGACGGCCGCCCGCACCCGGTGGACGAGCCCCATGCGCCGCAGGAGCCGGTGGTCATCGAGTCCGGCAACTTCTCCCACGTCTACCTGACGCGCGAACTCGAGCCGCTCGAGGCCGCGCAGCTGGTGGCGCGCCACCCGGAGGTGCTCGCGAGGGCCATGGGCCATCCGGACATCGCCATCGTGGCGATGCGCCGGGGCGACTCGGCGGTGGCCATCATCGGGGGTGGGGTGTACGGGCCGGACGAGATCGACAGCGCGCCGTTGGATGGGGAGTTCTCACGGCGCGCGGTGGCGGACTTCCTGCGAGAGCTGCCCCACATGCCCACCGCGGGAGACCTGGTGCTCTACGGCCAGGCGGTGTCCAAGGGCGGCACGGTGGGCTTCGCCTGGGAGTTCGGCTCGCACGGCGGCCTCACGCGCACGGAGACCAACAGCGTCATCTGCTGGCCGACGAACCTCCCGGTGGACCTGTCCGGGCTCAGCCACGTCACGCAGCTGCACGAGCGGCTGTCCGAGGTGTACCGCGACGGCGCCCGGCCCCTGGTGCGTCCGGAGCCCTCGGAGGAGAGGTGGGCGGAGGCGACATGA
- a CDS encoding sensor histidine kinase — translation MAIYAVVAGLWIILSDVLLAGLVRGLGDFVQVQVLKGWLYVAATSVLLYALIRKDTAALRESEARHRASLESMADALFLVDSHGRIVEANKAVLTLFGLEAAGMPTELQRFIELLDIRHPDGSPVAWDALPSQRALKGETVREQELLARRSNGALLHISATASPVVTDMGQVPELAVVVLRDLTELKRLERMRDEFLSTAAHELRTPITTIKGYAQLLDRWTPGGHEPREGKAFRILNRQSDRLTQLVQELLEVSRLQLGRLALRRQRFELGELVADVLERMQGVSSRHRLVLHQEGPVFVDADRERIDQVLVNLFDNAIKYSPEGGDIEVRVASREGTGVVSIRDPGMGIPKERQGQLFERFYRAHAGLESDRGGMGIGLHLSEQIVQRHGGRIWFESEPGKGSTFSFSLALVQQAAQEHEHEARV, via the coding sequence GTGGCCATCTACGCCGTGGTCGCCGGGTTGTGGATCATCCTCTCCGACGTCCTCCTCGCGGGCCTGGTGCGGGGCCTGGGCGATTTCGTCCAGGTGCAGGTCCTCAAGGGGTGGCTGTACGTCGCCGCCACCTCGGTCCTCCTGTACGCCCTCATCCGCAAGGACACCGCCGCCCTCCGCGAGTCCGAGGCCCGTCACCGGGCGAGCCTGGAGAGCATGGCCGACGCCCTCTTCCTCGTCGATTCCCATGGGAGGATCGTGGAGGCGAACAAGGCCGTGCTGACGCTGTTCGGGCTGGAGGCGGCCGGGATGCCCACGGAGCTCCAGCGGTTCATCGAGCTGCTCGACATCCGCCATCCGGACGGAAGCCCGGTCGCCTGGGACGCGCTGCCCAGTCAGAGGGCCTTGAAAGGCGAGACGGTCCGCGAGCAGGAGCTCCTGGCCCGGCGCTCCAACGGAGCCCTGCTCCACATCAGCGCGACGGCCTCCCCGGTCGTCACGGACATGGGACAGGTGCCGGAGCTGGCGGTGGTGGTGCTGCGCGACCTGACCGAGCTCAAGCGCCTGGAGCGGATGCGCGATGAGTTCCTCTCCACCGCCGCCCACGAGCTGCGCACGCCCATCACCACCATCAAGGGCTATGCCCAGCTCCTGGATCGCTGGACGCCGGGCGGACACGAGCCTCGCGAGGGCAAGGCCTTCCGGATCCTCAACCGCCAGAGTGATCGGCTCACCCAGCTGGTGCAGGAGCTGCTCGAGGTGTCGCGGCTCCAGCTCGGCCGGCTCGCGTTGCGGCGCCAGCGCTTCGAGCTGGGCGAGCTGGTGGCGGACGTGCTCGAGCGCATGCAGGGCGTGTCCTCCCGGCACCGGCTCGTGCTGCACCAGGAGGGCCCCGTGTTCGTGGACGCGGACCGGGAGCGGATCGATCAGGTGCTCGTCAACCTGTTCGACAACGCCATCAAGTACTCGCCCGAGGGCGGAGACATCGAGGTCCGGGTGGCGAGCCGGGAGGGCACGGGCGTGGTGTCCATCCGGGACCCGGGCATGGGTATCCCCAAGGAGCGTCAGGGCCAGCTCTTCGAGCGCTTCTACCGCGCCCATGCCGGGCTCGAGTCGGACCGTGGAGGCATGGGGATTGGCCTGCACTTGAGCGAGCAGATCGTCCAGCGGCACGGCGGCCGCATCTGGTTCGAGAGCGAGCCGGGGAAGGGCTCGACCTTCTCGTTCAGCCTGGCGCTGGTGCAGCAGGCCGCGCAGGAGCACGAGCACGAGGCACGGGTGTGA